One Macadamia integrifolia cultivar HAES 741 unplaced genomic scaffold, SCU_Mint_v3 scaffold3166, whole genome shotgun sequence DNA window includes the following coding sequences:
- the LOC122067842 gene encoding probable calcium-binding protein CML41, which yields MSTAIVSKPSSPSKWFSNKSFKLSLPRLRLSKSNVSSPRASSPSSPSSQTHELTKVPVTPKGCPSRKDQLQEVFRYFDSDGDGKISGYELRSYFASIGEYMSQEQAQGVINDLDTDGDNLMDFDDFVKLMERDHDQGGVDEDLRSAFEMFEVEKGCGCITPKGLQRMFSRLGDERSFQECEAMIQKFDLDGNGVLDFDEFNQMMA from the coding sequence ATGTCCACTGCTATTGTTTCCAAACCATCATCACCATCTAAATGGTTCTCCAACAAGAGTTTCAAGCTAAGCCTCCCTCGTCTTCGTCTTTCCAAATCCAACGTCTCAAGCCCTCGTGCATCGTCGCCATCGTCGCCATCGTCTCAGACCCATGAGCTTACTAAGGTTCCAGTTACACCCAAAGGTTGTCCATCAAGAAAGGATCAACTCCAAGAAGTGTTTCGTTACTTCGATAGTGATGGTGATGGGAAAATCTCCGGTTACGAACTCAGATCCTACTTTGCATCCATTGGAGAGTACATGTCACAAGAACAAGCCCAAGGTGTGATCAATGATCTTGACACGGATGGTGATAATTTAATGGACTTTGATGATTTTGTAAAGTTGATGGAACGTGATCATGATCAAGGTGGGGTTGATGAAGATCTTAGAAGTGCATTTGAGATGTTTGAAGTGGAGAAGGGGTGCGGGTGCATTACACCTAAAGGGTTGCAGAGGATGTTTAGTCGCCTTGGAGATGAAAGATCTTTCCAAGAGTGTGAGGCTATGATTCAGAAATTCGATTTGGACGGTAATGGTGTGCTTGATTTCGATGAATTCAACCAAATGATGGCTTGA